One Streptomyces sp. NBC_01217 genomic region harbors:
- the trpD gene encoding anthranilate phosphoribosyltransferase: MNVVTPVGGDSVADRSWPGVLNPLLRGENLSADDTAWAMDRIMSGEATDVQIAGFAVALRAKGETVDEVSGLVRAMYEHANTIHVPGRTVDIVGTGGDLAKTVNISTMSAIVIAGTGAKVVKHGNRASSSASGSSDVLEKLGVNLELNAQRVVEVAEEAGITFCFAVKFHPALRHAARARKELGAQTTFNILGPLTNPARVRSQAVGVADLRMAPIVAGVLAERGNSALVFRGDDGLDELTTTSTSRVWVVRDGAVREEAFDPRDVGLELVPTQALRGADASYNADVARRVLAGERGPVRDAVLLNSAAALVALDPTDGTLSEQLAAGIAKAAESIDSGAARRALERWVAVSNA, encoded by the coding sequence ATGAACGTTGTGACCCCGGTCGGCGGCGACAGCGTGGCGGACCGTTCCTGGCCCGGCGTGCTGAACCCCCTGCTGCGCGGCGAGAACCTGAGCGCGGACGACACCGCGTGGGCGATGGACCGCATCATGAGCGGCGAGGCGACCGATGTGCAGATCGCCGGTTTCGCGGTGGCCCTGCGTGCCAAGGGCGAGACGGTCGACGAGGTGTCCGGCCTGGTGCGTGCGATGTACGAGCATGCCAACACCATCCATGTACCCGGCCGTACGGTCGACATCGTCGGCACCGGCGGCGACCTCGCCAAGACGGTCAACATCTCCACGATGTCCGCGATCGTCATCGCGGGCACCGGCGCCAAGGTCGTCAAGCACGGCAACCGCGCCTCCTCGTCGGCGAGCGGTTCCTCCGACGTGCTGGAGAAGCTCGGCGTCAATCTGGAGCTCAACGCCCAGCGGGTCGTCGAGGTGGCCGAGGAGGCGGGCATCACCTTCTGCTTCGCGGTGAAGTTCCACCCTGCCCTGCGCCACGCCGCGAGGGCCCGCAAGGAGCTCGGCGCCCAGACCACGTTCAACATCCTCGGCCCGCTCACCAACCCGGCCAGGGTGCGCTCCCAGGCGGTCGGCGTCGCCGATCTGCGGATGGCTCCCATCGTCGCCGGTGTCCTCGCCGAGCGCGGCAATTCGGCGCTGGTCTTCCGCGGTGACGACGGGCTGGACGAGCTGACGACGACCTCGACCTCGCGGGTCTGGGTGGTCCGGGACGGAGCGGTGCGCGAGGAGGCCTTCGACCCGCGCGACGTCGGTCTGGAGCTGGTGCCGACACAGGCGCTGCGAGGCGCCGACGCCTCGTACAACGCGGATGTGGCCCGCCGGGTGCTGGCCGGTGAGCGGGGGCCCGTACGCGATGCCGTGCTGCTCAACTCGGCGGCGGCGCTGGTGGCCCTGGACCCGACGGACGGCACGCTGAGCGAGCAGCTCGCCGCCGGGATCGCGAAGGCCGCCGAGTCCATCGACTCGGGAGCGGCCCGCCGGGCGCTGGAGCGCTGGGTGGCGGTCAGCAACGCCTGA
- a CDS encoding C40 family peptidase, protein MVSHRRSTQPGLNRGARVTVLSAAAATAAATLGAATANADPQDTPRTAKARVDRLYTEAERATEQYNEAGENADRLRGEVKRAQDRAARGQEHLNRLRTALGSVASAQYRSGGLDPALALLLSSDPDTYLDRAAVLDRLTERQAAEVQEARHARHALAQTRAEAARALAELERNRAAASRHKRTVERKLARARQLLDALPGAVRADFERASRSGRDDALPAMTELRAGSARAAAAVMAVRQALGRPYIWGANGPVGFDCSGLMQWAYAQAGVSLPRTSQAQRYAGRMVPLSEARPGDLVAYRADAGHIGMYVGNGQVIHAPYPGAPVRYDPVGMMPVSSVTRV, encoded by the coding sequence GTGGTGTCCCATCGCCGTTCCACACAGCCCGGCCTCAACCGGGGCGCCCGGGTCACTGTTCTGTCGGCCGCGGCGGCGACCGCTGCCGCCACCCTCGGGGCGGCCACCGCGAACGCCGACCCGCAGGACACGCCCCGGACCGCCAAGGCTCGGGTGGACCGGCTCTACACCGAGGCCGAGCGGGCCACCGAGCAGTACAACGAGGCCGGTGAGAACGCCGACCGGCTGCGCGGCGAGGTGAAGCGGGCCCAGGACCGGGCGGCCCGCGGCCAGGAACACCTCAACCGGCTGCGCACGGCGCTCGGTTCGGTGGCCAGTGCGCAGTACCGCTCGGGCGGCCTCGACCCGGCGCTCGCCCTGCTGCTCTCCTCCGACCCGGACACCTACCTCGACCGTGCGGCCGTTCTGGACCGCCTCACCGAGCGCCAGGCCGCCGAGGTGCAGGAAGCCCGGCACGCCCGGCACGCTCTCGCACAGACCCGCGCGGAGGCGGCCCGGGCGCTGGCCGAACTGGAACGCAACCGGGCCGCCGCGAGCCGTCACAAGCGGACCGTCGAGCGCAAGCTCGCCCGGGCCAGGCAACTGCTGGACGCGCTGCCCGGCGCCGTCCGGGCGGACTTCGAACGGGCCTCGCGCTCCGGCCGCGACGACGCGCTCCCCGCCATGACCGAACTGCGGGCCGGTTCCGCGCGGGCGGCCGCCGCCGTCATGGCGGTCCGCCAGGCACTGGGCCGCCCCTACATCTGGGGGGCCAACGGACCCGTCGGATTCGACTGCTCCGGGCTGATGCAGTGGGCGTACGCCCAGGCCGGGGTCAGCCTGCCGCGCACCTCACAGGCCCAGCGGTACGCGGGACGCATGGTGCCGCTCTCCGAGGCCCGCCCCGGCGACCTGGTCGCCTATCGCGCGGACGCCGGCCACATCGGCATGTACGTCGGCAACGGCCAGGTGATCCACGCCCCGTACCCGGGCGCCCCGGTGCGCTACGACCCCGTCGGCATGATGCCCGTCTCCTCGGTCACCCGCGTCTGA
- a CDS encoding C40 family peptidase, translating into MASHRRPKQPSRARVTVLTATAAAAVALTSQAAHADPKPTKSEVKAKVDKLYHEAETATEQFNGAKEQQQKLEKEVSALQDKVARGQQEINTLRSGLGSLAAAQYRSGGIDPSVQLFLASDPDSFLDEASALDQLTAKQTESLEKIQDKQRALAQERKEAQDKLGDLADVRKTLGEKKKKFQGKLAEAQRLLNTLTAAEREKMRQDDLRASRAAGDRVDLGNEVPASARGAAALQAASTQQGKPYVSGGTGPNSFDCSGLTQWAYAQAGVHITRTTYTQINDGTQIGRSALKPGDLVFFNNTSHVALYAGNNTVLHAPKPGAVVRYESMNTIGTFQVGVRI; encoded by the coding sequence GTGGCGTCCCACCGTCGACCCAAGCAGCCGAGCCGCGCTCGTGTGACCGTGCTCACCGCTACCGCGGCCGCGGCCGTGGCCCTGACCTCCCAGGCGGCCCACGCCGACCCGAAGCCCACGAAGAGCGAGGTCAAGGCGAAGGTCGACAAGCTCTACCACGAGGCGGAGACGGCCACCGAGCAGTTCAACGGGGCCAAGGAGCAGCAGCAGAAGCTGGAGAAGGAAGTCAGCGCGCTGCAGGACAAGGTGGCCCGCGGCCAGCAGGAGATCAACACGCTCCGCAGCGGCCTCGGTTCGCTCGCCGCCGCGCAGTACCGCTCCGGCGGCATCGACCCGTCGGTCCAGCTCTTCCTCGCCTCGGACCCGGACAGCTTCCTCGACGAGGCCTCGGCCCTCGACCAGTTGACGGCCAAGCAGACCGAGTCGCTGGAGAAGATCCAGGACAAGCAGCGGGCCCTCGCGCAGGAGCGCAAGGAGGCCCAGGACAAGCTCGGTGACCTCGCGGACGTGCGCAAGACGCTCGGCGAGAAGAAGAAGAAGTTCCAGGGCAAGCTCGCCGAGGCACAGCGCCTGCTCAACACGCTGACCGCCGCCGAGCGCGAGAAGATGCGCCAGGACGACCTGCGCGCCAGCCGCGCCGCCGGTGACCGGGTCGACCTCGGCAACGAGGTCCCCGCCTCCGCCCGTGGCGCCGCCGCCCTCCAGGCCGCCTCCACCCAGCAGGGCAAGCCGTACGTCTCCGGCGGCACCGGCCCCAACTCCTTCGACTGCTCGGGCCTGACCCAGTGGGCCTACGCCCAGGCCGGCGTCCACATCACCCGCACCACGTACACCCAGATCAACGACGGCACCCAGATAGGCCGCAGCGCCCTCAAGCCGGGCGACCTGGTCTTCTTCAACAACACCTCGCACGTGGCCCTCTACGCGGGCAACAACACCGTTCTGCACGCCCCGAAGCCGGGTGCGGTGGTCCGCTACGAGTCGATGAACACCATCGGCACCTTCCAGGTCGGCGTGCGTATCTGA
- a CDS encoding glycosyltransferase family 87 protein: MTGSTGARLALAVWALTRVALLLCVTKVLTLPGPDVTSDVSVIYHGWSEVLKSGTYPQSDVTWQYPPLAALAILSPALLPFLDYASAFFVLAFLCDGLVLGLLLYAGRRTGRRAAGAWVWVAGVPLLGTTAYARYDVMVTAVAVAALLAGVRHPRVLGVLAAVGALLKVWPALILAGTARGAWTRRAWTAAAVTAAGLLAVCTVAMPGALAFLGFQRDRGTEVESLGALVFHVWRQFGWEGRVELHYGSLEFLGPQVPLVSTLALGLSVLAFGWLLVWRLRARDFRVSTPADAAFTAVLLFTTTSRVISPQYMLWLVGLAAVCLVFRDSRMALPASLVLLATGVTQLEFPLGFVHVVTSDATGVTLMFVRNGLLVAATLIACRRLWRQTVSGAVGEIGRPPAARSGAGRETEPVGS, encoded by the coding sequence ATGACGGGATCGACCGGAGCACGCCTCGCTCTCGCGGTGTGGGCCCTGACCAGGGTCGCGCTGCTGCTGTGCGTCACCAAGGTGCTCACGCTGCCCGGGCCGGACGTGACGAGTGACGTCTCGGTGATCTACCACGGCTGGTCCGAGGTCCTGAAGAGCGGTACGTACCCGCAGTCCGACGTCACCTGGCAGTACCCGCCGCTGGCCGCGCTCGCGATCCTCTCCCCCGCCCTGCTGCCGTTCCTGGACTACGCCTCGGCCTTCTTCGTCCTCGCGTTCCTGTGCGACGGGCTGGTGCTCGGGCTACTGCTGTACGCGGGCCGCAGGACCGGCCGGCGGGCGGCGGGCGCCTGGGTGTGGGTGGCGGGGGTGCCGCTGCTCGGTACGACCGCGTACGCCCGTTACGACGTGATGGTGACGGCGGTGGCGGTGGCGGCGCTGCTGGCGGGGGTGCGGCATCCGCGGGTGCTGGGGGTGCTGGCCGCCGTCGGTGCGCTGCTGAAGGTGTGGCCGGCGCTGATCCTGGCCGGTACCGCGCGCGGGGCGTGGACGCGCCGGGCGTGGACGGCCGCGGCCGTGACGGCGGCCGGGCTGCTGGCGGTGTGCACCGTGGCGATGCCCGGTGCGCTGGCCTTCCTCGGCTTCCAGCGCGACCGGGGCACCGAGGTCGAGTCGCTGGGGGCGCTGGTCTTCCATGTGTGGCGGCAGTTCGGCTGGGAGGGCCGGGTGGAGCTGCACTACGGCTCGCTGGAGTTCCTGGGACCGCAGGTACCGCTGGTGAGCACGCTCGCCCTCGGTCTGTCCGTCCTCGCCTTCGGCTGGCTGCTGGTGTGGCGGCTGCGGGCCCGGGACTTCAGGGTGAGCACCCCGGCCGACGCGGCGTTCACCGCGGTGCTGCTGTTCACCACGACGAGCCGGGTGATCAGCCCCCAGTACATGCTGTGGCTGGTCGGTCTGGCGGCGGTCTGTCTGGTCTTCCGCGACAGCCGGATGGCGCTGCCGGCCTCTCTGGTGCTGCTCGCCACGGGCGTCACCCAGCTGGAGTTCCCGCTCGGCTTCGTCCATGTGGTGACCAGTGATGCGACGGGCGTGACGCTGATGTTCGTGCGCAACGGCCTGCTGGTCGCGGCGACGCTGATCGCCTGCCGTCGGCTGTGGCGGCAGACGGTGTCCGGGGCGGTGGGCGAGATCGGGCGGCCGCCCGCCGCCCGGTCGGGCGCGGGTCGTGAGACGGAGCCCGTCGGCTCCTGA
- a CDS encoding glycosyltransferase family 4 protein yields the protein MDKTLIVTNDFPPRPGGIQAFLHNMALRLDPGQIVVYASTWKRSPEGLAATAAFDAEQPFTVVRDRTTMLLPTPGVTRRAVQLLRVHGCTSVWFGAAAPLGLMAPALRRAGARRLVATTHGHEAGWAQLPAARQLLRRIGEGTDTITYLGEYTRSRIATALSPEAADRMVQLPPGVDEKTFHPDSGGDLIRARLGLSDRPVVVCVSRLVPRKGQDTLILAMPAILAQVPDAVLLIVGGGPYDKDLKRLAAETGVAESVRFTGAVPWDELPAHCGAGDVFAMPCRTRRGGLDVEGLGIVFLEASATGLPVVAGDSGGAPDAVLDGETGWVVHGGSPEESADRIVTLLRDPELRRRMGERGRAWVEEKWRWDLMAERLRALL from the coding sequence ATGGACAAGACCCTGATCGTGACCAACGACTTCCCGCCCCGCCCCGGCGGCATCCAGGCGTTTCTGCACAACATGGCACTGCGTCTGGACCCCGGGCAGATCGTCGTGTACGCCTCCACCTGGAAGCGGAGCCCCGAAGGCCTCGCGGCCACCGCGGCCTTCGACGCCGAGCAGCCGTTCACCGTGGTCCGCGACCGTACGACGATGCTGTTGCCGACCCCGGGGGTCACCCGGCGCGCGGTGCAGCTGCTGCGCGTGCACGGCTGCACCTCCGTCTGGTTCGGCGCCGCGGCCCCGCTCGGGCTGATGGCTCCCGCGCTGCGCAGGGCCGGTGCCCGCCGCCTGGTCGCCACCACGCACGGGCACGAGGCGGGCTGGGCGCAACTGCCCGCGGCCCGGCAGCTGCTGCGACGGATCGGTGAGGGCACGGACACGATCACCTACCTGGGCGAGTACACCCGCTCCCGGATCGCCACCGCGCTCAGCCCCGAGGCGGCGGACCGCATGGTCCAGCTGCCGCCCGGCGTCGACGAGAAGACCTTCCACCCGGACTCCGGCGGAGACCTGATCAGGGCCCGGCTCGGGCTCTCGGACCGGCCCGTAGTCGTGTGTGTGTCACGGCTGGTGCCGCGCAAGGGCCAGGACACGCTGATCCTCGCGATGCCCGCGATCCTGGCGCAGGTGCCCGACGCGGTGCTGCTGATCGTCGGCGGCGGACCGTACGACAAGGATCTGAAGCGGCTGGCCGCCGAGACGGGGGTCGCCGAATCGGTGCGCTTCACGGGGGCGGTGCCGTGGGACGAGCTGCCCGCCCACTGCGGCGCGGGCGACGTCTTCGCCATGCCGTGCCGCACCCGTCGCGGCGGGCTCGACGTGGAGGGCCTCGGCATCGTCTTCCTGGAGGCGTCCGCGACCGGACTGCCGGTGGTGGCGGGCGACTCGGGCGGTGCGCCGGACGCCGTGCTCGACGGCGAGACCGGGTGGGTGGTGCACGGCGGCTCCCCGGAGGAGTCGGCCGACCGGATCGTCACCCTGCTCCGTGACCCCGAGCTGCGGCGGCGGATGGGGGAGCGCGGGCGGGCCTGGGTCGAGGAGAAGTGGCGCTGGGACCTGATGGCCGAGCGGCTCCGGGCACTGCTCTGA
- a CDS encoding Lrp/AsnC family transcriptional regulator, translating to MITAIVLIKTSVDRIPEIAEAIAALDSVSEVFSVTGTYDLIAMVRVAKHDDLADVIPGRISKIPGVEATDTHVAFRTYSQHDLEAAFAIGLDA from the coding sequence GTGATCACCGCGATCGTGCTCATCAAAACCAGCGTGGACCGGATTCCCGAGATCGCCGAGGCCATCGCCGCGCTGGACAGCGTCAGCGAGGTCTTCTCGGTCACCGGTACGTACGACCTGATCGCCATGGTCCGGGTGGCCAAGCACGACGATCTGGCGGACGTGATCCCCGGCCGGATCAGCAAGATCCCCGGCGTCGAGGCCACCGACACGCATGTGGCCTTCCGTACGTACTCGCAGCATGACCTGGAGGCCGCGTTCGCCATCGGCCTCGACGCGTAG
- a CDS encoding NYN domain-containing protein translates to MEQPASGAESAEAAGEAVEALDRPLPEGVRRRVVALVSDAFGGLTVPELPAQLRQYARFTPTRRAKFAGNAMAAALEGDALFRQRIGERLREGQPELTAALEAGSPPAAADPVDVAAAAYVLRPAGWVKLVAAAGEEAQRADAERADEESRRELERLREELAQARTQTKSETERLRAELDVARKEAESLQRKLRSAVNEVKRGEAALRRSRAETDAVRSEAAFQVSAAESEARRLKARLSEAEASVEAGRRAAREGRSVEDMRLRLLLDTVLDAASGLRRELALPPSSIRPADSADAVEPGRMSPKDIAARALSETDPALLDQLLALPQAHLIVDGYNVTKTGYPQLPLEKQRLRLLGGLAVLAAQTGAEMTCVFDGAELAAPVLLAPPRGVRVLFSKPGVTADELIRQLARAEPPGRPVVVVSTDREVADGVAKAGARPVASVLLLKRLSRV, encoded by the coding sequence GTGGAGCAGCCCGCTAGCGGCGCCGAGTCGGCCGAGGCGGCCGGCGAAGCCGTCGAGGCGCTCGACCGCCCGCTGCCCGAAGGCGTACGGCGACGGGTCGTCGCGCTGGTCTCGGACGCGTTCGGCGGCCTGACGGTCCCCGAACTCCCGGCCCAGCTGAGGCAGTACGCCCGCTTCACCCCGACCCGGCGCGCCAAGTTCGCAGGGAACGCGATGGCGGCCGCCCTGGAGGGCGACGCGCTGTTCCGGCAGCGCATCGGCGAACGGCTCAGGGAGGGGCAGCCGGAGCTGACGGCCGCGCTGGAGGCCGGATCGCCGCCCGCCGCCGCCGACCCCGTCGACGTGGCCGCCGCGGCCTATGTGCTGCGCCCGGCCGGCTGGGTGAAGCTGGTCGCCGCAGCCGGTGAGGAGGCCCAGCGGGCCGATGCCGAGCGCGCCGACGAGGAGAGCCGCCGAGAGCTGGAACGGCTGCGCGAAGAACTCGCCCAGGCCCGCACCCAGACGAAGAGCGAGACCGAAAGGCTCCGCGCCGAGCTGGACGTGGCGCGCAAGGAAGCCGAGTCCCTTCAGCGCAAACTGCGCAGCGCCGTCAACGAGGTCAAGCGCGGCGAGGCCGCGTTGCGCCGCAGCCGGGCCGAGACCGACGCCGTACGGTCCGAGGCGGCCTTCCAGGTCTCCGCGGCCGAGAGCGAGGCCCGTCGGCTCAAGGCGCGGCTCTCAGAGGCCGAGGCGTCCGTGGAGGCGGGCCGCAGGGCCGCCAGGGAGGGTCGCTCGGTCGAGGACATGCGGCTGCGGCTGCTGCTGGACACCGTGCTCGACGCGGCCAGCGGACTCCGTCGCGAACTGGCCCTGCCGCCCTCCTCGATCCGCCCCGCCGACAGTGCCGACGCGGTCGAGCCGGGCAGGATGTCGCCCAAGGACATTGCCGCCAGGGCCCTTTCGGAGACCGATCCGGCCCTGCTCGACCAGTTGCTCGCGCTGCCGCAGGCGCATCTGATCGTGGACGGCTACAACGTCACCAAGACCGGCTATCCGCAGCTGCCGCTGGAGAAGCAGCGGCTGCGGCTGCTGGGCGGTCTCGCGGTCCTCGCGGCGCAGACCGGCGCCGAGATGACCTGTGTCTTCGACGGGGCCGAGCTGGCCGCCCCGGTGCTGCTCGCACCGCCGCGCGGGGTCCGGGTGCTGTTCAGCAAGCCCGGAGTGACCGCCGACGAGCTCATCCGGCAGCTGGCGCGCGCCGAACCGCCGGGCCGGCCGGTCGTGGTGGTCTCCACCGACCGCGAAGTCGCCGACGGAGTGGCGAAAGCGGGTGCCAGGCCCGTTGCGTCCGTCTTGCTCCTGAAGCGCCTTTCGCGCGTTTAG
- a CDS encoding aminotransferase class V-fold PLP-dependent enzyme: protein MSVLTTAADQSLCAPLPVLGKDVTVPLVTGGEVTYAALDYAASAPALQRVWDDVAAYAPYYGSVHRGAGYLSQLSTDLFENSRKAVAEFLGCRAEDQVIFTRSTTDSLNLLAAVVPADCQVFVYETEHHASLLPWRDARVTYLNAPRTPAQAVKTLERALADRDPYGPALVCVTGASNVTGELWPVKELAAAAHAHGARIVLDAAQLAPHHPVDITELDVDWVAFSGHKLYAPFGSGVLAGRADWLQDAEPYLAGGGASRKVARRTDGGVDVEWHSTAARHEAGSPNVIGVYSIASACKALTEAGFDNLVAREQHLVTAVRAGLADVPEVKVLSLFGDDAPRVGVISFVVEGWNSSHFAAALSAEYGIGVRDGLFCAHPLVRTLLGSDPQDPGECGAPEAEPGERSLNAIRVSFGAGTPDEHIERFVRAVKELVSKGARWKYRTEDGRCVPDRGAAQL from the coding sequence ATGTCTGTCCTCACCACCGCCGCCGACCAGTCGCTTTGTGCCCCTCTGCCGGTTCTGGGCAAGGATGTAACGGTTCCGCTGGTCACCGGCGGTGAAGTCACCTACGCGGCCCTCGACTACGCCGCCAGCGCCCCGGCCCTGCAGCGGGTCTGGGACGACGTCGCCGCGTACGCCCCGTACTACGGCAGCGTCCACCGCGGCGCCGGGTACCTCTCGCAACTCTCCACGGACCTCTTCGAGAACAGCCGCAAGGCGGTCGCGGAGTTCCTCGGCTGCCGCGCCGAGGACCAGGTGATCTTCACCCGCTCGACCACCGACTCCCTCAACCTGCTGGCCGCCGTCGTTCCCGCCGACTGCCAGGTCTTCGTGTACGAGACCGAGCACCACGCCTCGCTGCTGCCGTGGCGCGATGCCCGGGTGACCTATCTGAACGCTCCCCGCACCCCGGCCCAGGCCGTCAAGACGCTGGAGCGGGCGCTCGCCGACCGCGACCCCTACGGTCCCGCGCTGGTCTGCGTCACCGGCGCCTCCAACGTCACCGGCGAACTGTGGCCGGTCAAGGAGCTGGCGGCCGCCGCGCACGCCCACGGCGCCCGCATCGTGCTGGACGCCGCGCAGCTCGCCCCGCACCACCCCGTCGACATCACCGAGCTGGACGTCGACTGGGTCGCCTTCTCCGGACACAAGCTGTACGCGCCGTTCGGCTCCGGTGTCCTCGCGGGCCGCGCCGACTGGCTGCAGGACGCCGAGCCGTACCTGGCCGGCGGCGGCGCCTCGCGCAAGGTCGCCCGCCGCACCGACGGGGGAGTGGACGTGGAGTGGCACTCCACCGCCGCCCGCCACGAGGCCGGCTCCCCCAACGTCATCGGCGTGTACTCCATCGCCTCCGCCTGCAAGGCGCTCACCGAGGCGGGCTTCGACAACCTCGTCGCCCGGGAGCAGCACCTCGTCACCGCGGTCCGGGCCGGTCTCGCCGACGTCCCCGAGGTCAAGGTGCTCTCACTGTTCGGCGACGACGCCCCGCGGGTCGGCGTCATCTCCTTCGTGGTGGAGGGCTGGAACAGCTCGCACTTCGCCGCCGCACTCTCCGCCGAGTACGGCATCGGGGTCCGCGACGGATTGTTCTGCGCCCACCCGCTGGTGCGCACCCTGCTCGGCAGCGACCCGCAGGACCCGGGCGAGTGCGGCGCACCGGAGGCCGAGCCGGGCGAGCGGTCGCTCAACGCGATCCGGGTGAGCTTCGGGGCCGGAACGCCGGACGAGCACATCGAGCGCTTCGTCCGCGCGGTCAAGGAGCTGGTGAGCAAGGGCGCGCGGTGGAAGTACCGCACCGAGGACGGCCGCTGCGTCCCGGACCGGGGAGCGGCGCAGCTCTGA
- a CDS encoding rhomboid family intramembrane serine protease yields the protein MIDRRAAADRFTSGMLRTVASGGPPVTHALIALCALVFLISPLSGFNPPSSGTPDALLAAQAGYFERWGVIPSELWDGSARALLTPLTALFVHGSWLHLLGNMLFLYVFGAMAEERMGHAEFVFFYVTCGYLALVGYAAAHATSDQTLVGASGAISAVLGAFLYLFPRARVTSLFPFLFFLPLRFPAWIVLIFWFVLQWLAVQGAGSGGPGVAYLAHVVGFALGFLYAWGRYRRTDRVKSPATATEGESQP from the coding sequence ATGATCGATCGGCGGGCTGCGGCCGACAGATTCACGAGCGGAATGCTACGGACGGTCGCCTCGGGCGGACCGCCGGTGACCCATGCCCTGATCGCCCTGTGCGCCCTGGTCTTCCTGATCAGCCCGCTCTCCGGGTTCAACCCGCCGTCCTCCGGCACCCCCGACGCCCTGCTGGCCGCCCAGGCAGGGTACTTCGAGCGCTGGGGCGTGATCCCGAGCGAGCTGTGGGACGGTTCCGCACGCGCCCTGCTCACCCCGCTCACCGCCCTCTTCGTGCACGGCAGCTGGCTGCATCTGCTCGGCAACATGCTCTTCCTGTACGTGTTCGGGGCGATGGCCGAGGAGCGCATGGGGCATGCCGAGTTCGTCTTCTTCTACGTGACCTGCGGATATCTCGCCCTGGTCGGCTACGCGGCCGCGCACGCCACGTCCGACCAGACGCTCGTGGGCGCCTCGGGGGCCATCTCCGCGGTGCTGGGGGCCTTCCTGTACCTGTTCCCCCGGGCCCGGGTCACCAGCCTGTTCCCGTTCCTCTTCTTCCTGCCGCTGCGCTTCCCCGCCTGGATCGTGCTGATCTTCTGGTTCGTCCTGCAGTGGCTGGCGGTCCAGGGCGCGGGCAGCGGGGGCCCCGGCGTGGCCTATCTGGCCCATGTGGTCGGCTTCGCCCTCGGCTTCCTCTACGCCTGGGGGCGCTACCGGCGTACGGATAGAGTGAAGTCTCCAGCCACGGCCACCGAGGGAGAAAGCCAGCCGTGA